The following proteins are co-located in the Streptomyces sp. DT2A-34 genome:
- the eat gene encoding ethanolamine permease, with translation MSLESTSTPAPEADDYLERRTLRRGSAGWVLLTGLGVAYVVSGDYSGWNFGLAEGGFGGLAIAMVLMGAMYACMVFALAELSSILPTAGGGYGFARRALGPWGGFLTGTAILIEYVLAPAAIVIFIGDYVESLGLFGLESGWPMYLVCFAIFLGIHLWGVGEALRFSFVVTGIAVVALVVFALAALPDFSLAGLDDIPVDTSAAGSSSWLPFGLLGIWAAFPFGMWFFLGVEGVPLAAEETKEPARTLPKAIRWSMAILVVLAVVTFFAAAGARGSAAIQEAGNPLVEALQPDGEATTLSRIVNYAGLAGLVASFFSLIYAGSRQLFALSRAGYLPRFLSLTSRRKAPYLGLLVPGTIGFLLAAVSGDGARMLNIAVFGATISYALMSLSHIVLRRREPELARPYRTPGGVLTSSVALVLACAALVATFLVDVTAALIALAVYVVAVGYFGLYSRKRLVAQAPEEEFAALAAAEAELARD, from the coding sequence ATGTCCCTGGAATCCACCAGCACACCCGCCCCCGAGGCGGACGACTATCTGGAGCGCAGAACGCTGCGCCGCGGCAGCGCCGGCTGGGTGCTGCTGACCGGTCTCGGCGTCGCCTATGTCGTCTCCGGCGACTACTCGGGCTGGAACTTCGGCCTGGCCGAGGGCGGCTTCGGGGGCCTGGCGATCGCCATGGTGCTCATGGGGGCGATGTACGCCTGCATGGTCTTCGCCCTCGCCGAGCTGTCCTCGATCCTGCCCACGGCGGGCGGCGGCTACGGCTTCGCCCGGCGGGCGCTCGGCCCCTGGGGCGGCTTCCTGACCGGTACGGCGATCCTCATCGAGTACGTCCTCGCACCCGCCGCCATCGTCATCTTCATCGGCGACTACGTCGAGTCGCTGGGCCTGTTCGGCCTGGAGTCCGGCTGGCCGATGTACCTGGTCTGCTTCGCGATCTTCCTCGGTATCCACCTGTGGGGCGTGGGCGAGGCGCTGCGCTTCAGCTTCGTGGTCACCGGCATCGCGGTGGTCGCCCTGGTCGTGTTCGCGCTGGCGGCGCTGCCGGACTTCTCCTTGGCCGGGCTGGACGACATCCCGGTCGACACGTCGGCGGCGGGGTCGAGTTCCTGGCTGCCGTTCGGCCTGCTCGGCATCTGGGCGGCGTTCCCGTTCGGCATGTGGTTCTTCCTGGGCGTCGAGGGCGTGCCGCTGGCGGCCGAGGAGACCAAGGAGCCGGCCCGTACGCTGCCGAAGGCGATCCGCTGGTCGATGGCCATCCTGGTGGTGCTGGCGGTGGTCACCTTCTTCGCGGCGGCCGGGGCGCGCGGTTCCGCGGCGATCCAGGAGGCGGGCAACCCGCTGGTGGAGGCGCTCCAGCCGGACGGCGAGGCGACGACCCTGAGCCGGATCGTGAACTACGCGGGCCTGGCGGGCCTGGTGGCGTCGTTCTTCTCCCTGATCTACGCCGGCTCGAGGCAGCTGTTCGCTCTCTCCCGCGCGGGCTACCTGCCCCGCTTCCTGTCCCTCACCAGCCGCCGCAAGGCGCCGTACCTGGGCCTGCTGGTGCCCGGCACGATCGGCTTCCTGCTGGCGGCGGTGTCGGGTGACGGCGCCCGGATGCTGAACATCGCGGTCTTCGGCGCGACCATCTCCTACGCGCTGATGTCCCTGTCGCACATCGTGCTGCGCCGCAGGGAGCCCGAGCTCGCGCGACCGTATCGCACACCGGGCGGGGTGCTGACGTCGTCGGTCGCCCTGGTGCTGGCCTGCGCGGCGCTGGTGGCCACGTTCCTGGTGGACGTGACGGCGGCGTTGATCGCGCTGGCGGTGTACGTCGTGGCCGTCGGGTACTTCGGTCTGTACAGCCGTAAGCGGCTGGTGGCGCAGGCGCCGGAGGAGGAGTTCGCGGCGCTGGCGGCGGCCGAGGCAGAGTTGGCACGGGACTGA
- a CDS encoding FadR/GntR family transcriptional regulator, producing the protein MPQAGTEHGASGAPEADDRLTSVLRPVRAGNGFEEALEQILQVVRLGLVPGGERLPAERELADRLGISRVTLREVLKVLQDQGLVESRRGRYGGTFVLPRPETPGEEELRRRLKDVDVEDTLRFREVLEVGAAGLCAAHGLDEEQADRLREALARTHDAPLAEYRRLDTLLHLTLAELSGSPTLTAQYAAVRATVNDLLDCIPLLVRNLEHSQRQHTALVEAVVEGNAECAREIMREHCGGTAALLRGFLG; encoded by the coding sequence ATGCCGCAGGCGGGCACGGAGCACGGGGCGTCCGGAGCGCCCGAGGCCGACGACCGGCTGACGTCGGTGCTGCGGCCGGTGCGAGCCGGCAACGGCTTCGAGGAGGCCCTGGAGCAGATCCTCCAGGTCGTCCGGCTCGGCCTGGTGCCCGGCGGCGAACGGCTGCCCGCGGAGCGCGAGCTGGCCGACCGGCTCGGGATCAGCCGGGTGACGCTGCGCGAGGTGCTGAAGGTGCTCCAGGACCAGGGCCTGGTCGAGTCGCGGCGCGGGCGCTACGGCGGCACGTTCGTGCTGCCGCGCCCCGAGACCCCCGGCGAGGAGGAGCTGCGCCGCCGCCTGAAGGACGTGGACGTCGAGGACACGCTGCGCTTCCGCGAGGTCCTGGAGGTGGGCGCGGCCGGGCTGTGCGCGGCGCACGGGCTGGACGAGGAGCAGGCCGACCGGCTGCGCGAGGCCCTGGCGCGCACGCACGACGCCCCGCTCGCCGAGTACCGCCGCCTGGACACGCTGCTGCACCTGACCCTCGCCGAGCTGTCCGGCTCCCCCACGCTCACCGCCCAGTACGCGGCCGTCCGTGCCACGGTCAACGACCTGCTCGACTGCATCCCGCTCCTGGTACGCAACCTGGAGCACTCCCAGCGGCAGCACACCGCCCTGGTGGAGGCCGTGGTCGAGGGCAACGCGGAGTGCGCGCGGGAGATCATGCGCGAGCACTGCGGGGGTACGGCGGCGTTGCTGCGGGGCTTCCTGGGCTGA
- a CDS encoding aldehyde dehydrogenase: protein MSDQLQVLNPATEEVVATVPAATAADVDAAVVRATKAQSGWAALAPGERARLLRRFAVAVDEHLEELAQLEVREAGHTVGNARWEAGNVRDLLDYAAGGVERLTGHQIPVPGGLNVTILEPLGVVGVIAPWNFPMPIAAWGTAPALAAGNAVVLKPAETTPLTALRLAELALEAGLPEGLFQVLPGHGPVAGNALVEHPGVAKIVFTGSTAVGKQVLAKGSALLKRVTLELGGKSPNIVFADADLEAAAAATPMSFLDNSGQDCCARTRILVQRSAYDRFLELLSPAIEAVTVGDPADEKTDMGPLISKSQLDQVRSYVTDDLNGIRGKAPEGPGFWFPPTVLTGVDPHARVAVEEVFGPVAVVLPFEDEAEAVALANATDYGLSGSIWTRDVGRALRVSQAVRAGNLSVNSHSSVRYWTPFGGFKQSGIGRELGPDALTAFTETKNVFISTEGPAQ from the coding sequence TTGTCCGACCAGCTCCAGGTACTCAATCCGGCCACCGAAGAGGTCGTCGCCACCGTCCCGGCCGCCACCGCGGCCGACGTCGACGCCGCCGTCGTACGGGCCACGAAGGCGCAGTCCGGATGGGCCGCCCTCGCACCCGGTGAACGCGCCCGGCTGCTGCGCCGGTTCGCCGTCGCCGTCGACGAACACCTCGAAGAACTCGCCCAGTTGGAGGTCCGCGAGGCCGGGCACACCGTCGGCAACGCCCGCTGGGAGGCGGGCAACGTCCGCGATCTGCTCGACTACGCGGCCGGGGGAGTGGAGCGGCTGACGGGGCACCAGATCCCGGTCCCCGGCGGCCTGAACGTCACGATCCTCGAACCACTCGGCGTCGTCGGCGTCATCGCACCCTGGAACTTCCCGATGCCGATCGCGGCCTGGGGCACGGCCCCGGCGCTCGCGGCCGGCAACGCGGTCGTCCTCAAGCCCGCCGAGACGACCCCGCTGACGGCCCTGCGGCTGGCGGAGCTGGCCCTGGAGGCCGGGCTTCCGGAGGGCCTGTTCCAGGTGCTCCCCGGCCACGGTCCCGTCGCGGGCAACGCCCTCGTCGAGCATCCGGGCGTCGCGAAGATCGTCTTCACGGGGTCAACGGCCGTGGGCAAACAGGTGTTGGCGAAGGGCTCGGCGCTCCTCAAACGCGTCACCCTCGAACTCGGCGGCAAGAGCCCCAACATCGTCTTCGCCGACGCCGACCTCGAAGCCGCCGCGGCCGCCACCCCCATGTCCTTCCTCGACAACTCCGGCCAGGACTGCTGCGCCCGCACCCGCATCCTCGTCCAGCGCTCCGCCTACGACCGCTTCCTGGAGCTGCTGAGCCCCGCGATCGAGGCGGTGACGGTCGGCGACCCGGCCGACGAGAAGACCGACATGGGCCCGCTGATCTCCAAGTCCCAGCTGGACCAGGTCCGTTCGTACGTCACCGACGACCTGAACGGCATCCGCGGCAAGGCCCCCGAAGGCCCCGGCTTCTGGTTCCCGCCCACCGTCCTCACCGGCGTCGACCCGCACGCGCGCGTGGCCGTCGAGGAGGTCTTCGGACCCGTCGCCGTGGTGCTCCCCTTCGAGGACGAGGCAGAGGCCGTGGCCCTCGCCAACGCCACCGACTACGGCCTCTCCGGCTCCATCTGGACCCGCGACGTCGGCCGCGCCCTGCGCGTCTCCCAGGCGGTCCGGGCCGGCAACCTGTCCGTCAACTCCCACTCCAGCGTTCGCTACTGGACCCCCTTCGGCGGCTTCAAGCAGTCCGGCATCGGCCGCGAGCTGGGCCCGGACGCC
- a CDS encoding glutamine synthetase family protein encodes MADRTPPLSVEALHALVASGEIDTVVLAFPDMQGRLQGKRFAARFFLDEVLHHGTEGCNYLLAVDTEMNTVDGYAMSSWDRGYGDFAMHPDLATLRRLPWNAGTAMLVADLAWSDGSPVVAAPRQILRRQLERLAEHGYTAKVGTELEFIVFKDTYEQAWDANYRGLTPANQYNIDYSVLGTGRIEPLLRRIRNDMTGAGLTVESAKGECNPGQHEIVFKYDDALVTCDQHAIYKTGTKEIAAQEGVSITFMAKYNEREGNSCHIHLSLADAAGNNVMAGDSEGGMSDVMRHFLAGQLAALRDFSLLYAPNINSYKRFQPGSFAPTAVAWGYDNRTCALRVVGHGRSMRFENRLPGGDVNPHLAVAGLVAAGLYGIEQKLELPEPCPGNAYAADFEHVPTTLREAAELWENSPIAKAAFGDEVVAHYRNMARVELDAFDAAVTDWELRRSFERM; translated from the coding sequence GTGGCAGACCGCACACCCCCGCTGAGCGTCGAGGCGCTGCACGCCCTCGTCGCGAGCGGTGAGATCGACACTGTCGTCCTGGCCTTCCCCGATATGCAAGGGCGGCTCCAGGGCAAGCGGTTCGCCGCCCGCTTCTTCCTCGACGAGGTCCTGCACCACGGCACCGAGGGCTGCAACTACCTCCTCGCCGTCGACACCGAGATGAACACCGTCGACGGCTACGCGATGTCCTCCTGGGACCGGGGCTACGGCGACTTCGCCATGCACCCCGACCTGGCCACGCTCCGCCGCCTGCCCTGGAACGCCGGTACGGCCATGCTCGTCGCCGACCTCGCCTGGAGCGACGGCTCGCCCGTGGTCGCCGCACCCCGCCAGATCCTGCGCCGCCAGCTGGAGCGCCTCGCCGAACACGGCTACACGGCCAAGGTCGGCACCGAGCTGGAGTTCATCGTCTTCAAGGACACCTACGAGCAGGCCTGGGACGCGAACTACCGCGGCCTCACGCCGGCCAACCAGTACAACATCGACTACTCGGTCCTCGGCACCGGCCGTATCGAGCCCCTGCTCCGTCGCATCCGCAATGACATGACCGGCGCCGGCCTCACCGTCGAGTCCGCCAAGGGCGAGTGCAACCCGGGCCAGCACGAGATCGTGTTCAAGTACGACGACGCCCTGGTCACCTGCGACCAGCACGCCATCTACAAGACCGGTACCAAGGAGATCGCCGCCCAGGAGGGCGTCTCGATCACCTTCATGGCCAAGTACAACGAGCGCGAGGGCAACTCCTGCCACATCCACCTCTCGCTCGCGGACGCCGCCGGCAACAACGTCATGGCCGGGGACAGCGAGGGCGGCATGTCCGACGTCATGCGCCACTTCCTCGCCGGACAGCTGGCGGCCCTGCGGGACTTCTCGCTCCTCTACGCCCCCAACATCAACTCCTACAAGCGGTTCCAGCCGGGCTCCTTCGCCCCGACCGCCGTCGCCTGGGGTTACGACAACCGCACCTGCGCCCTGCGCGTCGTCGGCCACGGCCGCTCGATGCGCTTCGAGAACCGGCTCCCCGGCGGCGACGTCAACCCGCACCTCGCCGTCGCCGGACTGGTCGCGGCCGGCCTCTACGGCATCGAGCAGAAACTGGAGCTGCCCGAGCCCTGCCCCGGCAACGCCTACGCCGCCGACTTCGAGCACGTCCCGACGACCCTGCGCGAGGCCGCCGAGCTCTGGGAGAACAGCCCGATCGCCAAGGCCGCCTTCGGCGACGAGGTCGTCGCGCACTACCGCAACATGGCGCGCGTCGAGCTGGACGCCTTCGACGCCGCGGTCACCGACTGGGAGCTGCGCCGCTCCTTCGAACGCATGTGA